From Prevotella sp. oral taxon 299 str. F0039:
ACTTTTGCTTTTACTTCTATTTGTGGCTCTTTGGTACCACTGTCTGCTGTTAATTGTTCTGCCGTACAACTGCATAATAGCAGGAATATAGCAAAGGTAAATAAGATTTTCTTTGTCATTTTTCTTCGAAATATAAATAATAGTTTTTACTTATGTGTCTATTGTTATCTTGTAACGAAATAGGATGGTTTATTACCATAATAATATGTATATACGAAGTGCAAAGTTATAATAAATAATTCCCCCCCCCCCCTTTTTTTAATGTATTTTAAGCTTTTAATTTGCGTTTTTTAATTAAATTTATCTTAATAAGACGAAAAGATAAGGAAATATGAGTTTGCACACTTTTAGTATACTACCCTATAATTTTGTTCTAAGTGCACAAAAACCTCTTGTTAAATACCTCTTCGTTGCACTTAAATAGCTCGTTACATAGCCCTTAAACAACTTGTTATATTGCCTTCAAACATAGGGACAGCGCAACGCTCAATTAAAAGCTATGACCTTGCATCGAAAAAGAATTGCTATTGTATGGTAAAAGAATTGCTATTGTATGGTAAAAGAATTGCTATTGTATGGTAAAAGAATTGCTATTGCGCCCTAAAAGCATCCACTTTGCACGGCAAAAGGCATGCTCTTGAAAACGCAGAAAGCGTGTTGTTACAAACGAAAAAGGCAGCACCCTCAAAAAGAGAGCACTGCCCATTTACTGATATTGTAAATTAACAATTATTCTTCAACTAAAGAGAAATCGTCTTTACCCACACCACATAGAGGACAAACCCAATCATCTGGGATATCTTCAAATGCTGTTCCAGGTTCAATTCCACTATCAGGATCTCCTACTGCGGGGTCATATATCCATCCGCAAACATCGCATACGTACTTTGCCATAATAATTTTTGTTTTTATTGTTTATATTTATTTATTTAATAAAAGGGTGTTTCCACCTGTTTTAATTATTGTTTGTTCGCTTTTAATTGTTTGTTTCTTTGCCCTGTTGAGCATTGATAATTGCCATCACTTTTTGTGTTATTTGCTGTGGTTTGATGTTTTGCATACACGCAAAATCGCCCCTATAACATGGCTTATTGCCGTAGATAGAACACGGACGACATGCCATTGAATGGTCTACTACATACTCTTGCTTTTGATTCCAGCCCATAAAGCCTGCAAAAGGATGCGTTGCTCCCCACACACTCACCACTGGTGTGGCTACAAGTGAGGCTAAATGCATGTTCGAACTGTCCATACTTATCATTGCATCAAGCTCGTTCATCAATATAAGTTCTTGCTGAAAGCCTTTCAAATGCTCTGGAACGCTAATGCAATGGCGGTGCTGTTGCACCATGGTGGCAATCTGTTTTGTTTCTTGTTCGCCTCCTCCAAAGAGGTATATTTGTAGATTTTCGATATTATTTTCTAACTCGTTGATCACCTCTTGCATCTTTTCAAGGGGATAAATTTTGCCTTGATGTGCTGCGAAAGGTGCTATACCGATGTTTATTTGTGCTTTGTTCACTGCCTCGACAATGCTGTTTGGCAAAGTGTTGAGCTGTGATGTGGTGCCTTCGAAGAGTGACTTAAAAGTCAATTGAACGGGATATCCCAACTCTTTTAACACGTCGGCATAGTTCTGAA
This genomic window contains:
- the rd gene encoding rubredoxin, with protein sequence MAKYVCDVCGWIYDPAVGDPDSGIEPGTAFEDIPDDWVCPLCGVGKDDFSLVEE
- a CDS encoding glycosyltransferase family 9 protein, with the protein product MRSEHLLIVRFSAIGDVAMMVPVVASLALQYPHLRITVLSRPFARVFFEHLAPNVSFMGADINKDYRGILGLNNLFRRLSGKRFTAVADFHDVLRTKYLRLKFWFDHIPTAHINKHREGKKALTAKHNKRFEQQPTSFQNYADVLKELGYPVQLTFKSLFEGTTSQLNTLPNSIVEAVNKAQINIGIAPFAAHQGKIYPLEKMQEVINELENNIENLQIYLFGGGEQETKQIATMVQQHRHCISVPEHLKGFQQELILMNELDAMISMDSSNMHLASLVATPVVSVWGATHPFAGFMGWNQKQEYVVDHSMACRPCSIYGNKPCYRGDFACMQNIKPQQITQKVMAIINAQQGKETNN